A single genomic interval of Spinacia oleracea cultivar Varoflay chromosome 6, BTI_SOV_V1, whole genome shotgun sequence harbors:
- the LOC130464258 gene encoding uncharacterized protein → MIAKDFMIDKLEVETNALNLKLLLEKVNDQSHHEFGHVLREVTQLLGQNWIISFSHIPKFSNKVAHSLAAHSLVMAVGHKLHYIIPSCAKEDYEIDFEHANLEYVSIVRRNARAQALAIGALNVKNDDTLNKAATCSPASQIVFGSSVSTIQQVVDKFSNKDKKQMDKGKGKEFTPFVVGGSTIANAIECRVMNNVNNIIRAEKP, encoded by the coding sequence ATGATTGCGAAGGACTTTATGATTGACAAGCTGGAAGTGGAAACAAATGCTCTCAATCTCAAGCTGCTTTTGGAAAAGGTTAATGATCAGTCACATCACGAGTTTGGACATGTTTTAAGGGAAGTGACACAACTTTTGGGTCAGAACTGGATCATAAGTTTCTCTCACATTCCGAAGTTTTCTAACAAGGTGGCTCATTCCTTAGCTGCACATTCTTTGGTCATGGCTGTAGGGCATAAACTCCATTATATTATTCCTTCTTGTGCTAAGGAAGACTATGAGATCGATTTTGAGCATGCCAATTTAGAATATGTAAGCATTGTGAGAAGGAATGCACGTGCTCAGGCCCTTGCAATTGGTGCTCTCAATGTTAAGAATGATGATACTCTTAACAAGGCTGCAACTTGCTCTCCAGCTTCACAAATTGTTTTTGGATCAAGCGTGTCAACAATTCAACAAGTGGTAGACAAGTTTTCCAACAAAGACAAGAAGCAGATGGATAAGGGTAAAGGAAAGGAGTTCACTCCTTTTGTTGTTGGTGGTTCAACAATTGCTAATGCCATAGAGTGTAGGGTTATGAACAATGTAAACAATATAATTCgcgcggaaaaaccataa